From the genome of Thauera chlorobenzoica:
GGCCGTACAGCACGTCGATACCGCCGAGGACCGGCCGCTGTTCTCGGTGCATTTTTCCGATCCGCAAAACGGCATCGCGGTCGGGCTGTGGGCGCTGATGTTGCGCACGCGGGACGGCGGGCGCAGCTGGGAAGAGGTCGAACTGCCCGCCGCGCCGGGCGAGTCGCGCGCCGACGCCAACCTGATGCACATTTTCCAGAGCCCGCGCGGCGACCTGTTCATCGCCGGCGAGCGTGGCAGCGTGCTGCGCTCGACCGATGGCGGCGAGACCTGGTCCTGGCGTCCGACCGGTTACCGGGGCACGTTCTGGAGCGGGACGGCACTCGACGATGGCACCCTGATCGTCGCCGGCCTGCGCGGCAGCGTCTATCGCAGCGCCGACCACGGCGACAGCTGGCAGTCCACCGGGGGCGCCACGCGCAGCTCGATCACCGACCTCGCCCAGCTCGATGGCCGGGTGCTGGCGGTCGGGCTGGACGGCGTGAGCCTGGAAAGCAGCGACCGGGGACAGACGTTTACCGCACGCCAGCGCGAAGACCGTCTCGGCTTGACCGCGGTCCTCGCGGTCGAGGGCAAGGCGCTGGTGTTCTCGCGCAACGGCGTGCTACCGGAACAGTGAGCGACGGCCAGGCGGCCGTCCGTCGAATCTGCGGCCCCTCATGGGGCCGTTTTCGATGGTGCGCTCTGGTAAGGTGCGGGCGGGGGCAGGGTGATCGCGTCAATTTGTCATTGATGAACGAATTGACCAGTAACGAATTTGACGATAGAGTCCGTCCCAGCCCTGCATCACCGATAAAACTGCTGGAGACAGCCGTCGATGAGCCTCGATACCCC
Proteins encoded in this window:
- a CDS encoding WD40/YVTN/BNR-like repeat-containing protein, with amino-acid sequence MDIELKPGRARIVRAVATLAGALSLLAAPAAFAQEAAAGSAAFAPRAVERSPFAERTMILAAAHAGERIVTVGDRGVVLLSDDRGRTWRQSAGVPANAMLTAVSFADARHGWAVGHWGTILHTADGGETWAVQHVDTAEDRPLFSVHFSDPQNGIAVGLWALMLRTRDGGRSWEEVELPAAPGESRADANLMHIFQSPRGDLFIAGERGSVLRSTDGGETWSWRPTGYRGTFWSGTALDDGTLIVAGLRGSVYRSADHGDSWQSTGGATRSSITDLAQLDGRVLAVGLDGVSLESSDRGQTFTARQREDRLGLTAVLAVEGKALVFSRNGVLPEQ